The stretch of DNA TTTCACCGTATTCAATTTAAATTCCGTGCTGTATCTATTTGTCTTTGTCACCATGAACACCTCGAATCGATTTACTTATTTTCACACTCTCGATTCGTTGTGTCCACCCCTATAGCCTAACAGCAGTCCATCAAAATCGGCTATGGCGTTCTTTTGGAGCAAAAGAAAGAGGAAGTGCGTGGCATCATCACTCTGTGTATGGGTGATGTCCATACACTTGCGGGTGTCGGAAGCAAAGCACGCGACGAAGTTAAGAAATCAGATGATCGCTTTATCGAGTATAAGCAAAAAGTAGCCGACGCTACGAGTTTGACCGTGCTTGACGCGATGATAACACAACTGCTCAACTATAAGGATCGAGTTTGCAAGCTCATTGAATCTATACTTGATGAGCAGCCAGAACCAGGCGGCAGCACAGCACCAAAGCCAAAAAAGATTGTGCAGGTGCGCCGTTATGATGTATTCCCTGTCAAGCGGTTGACCTCACGCGAGGACGTGGACGGCTACCTTGAAACGATTCGCCAGAAGCTGTACGACACGTTGGTGGAAAATGACGGAATACAGATTAACTAAGTGAGGGTAATGATATGAATAAGAACGCCATACAAAAATTCGCCATCTGGGCTCGAAACGAACTCATCGACCAAGTGAAACAGCGCGCTTTTCAGTACGGCATCAGCGATAAGAGCTACGGCGAAGAGCACGCCACAGTTATCGCCGGGCGTGTGCTGTCCAACGAGGAACAGCAACAGCGCCACTCGTTTGTCATGCAGATAAAGGAACATGGCTATCAGAAGGCTGTTGAAGACGTGGCGTACACGTGGTTCAACCGCTTTGTCGCTCTGCGCTTTATGGAGGTCAATGACTATTTGCCGACCCATGTCCGCGTGTTCTCCGACGCAAACGGTGACTTCAATCCCGAGATCTTGAAAGAGGTTCTGCACCTCGACTTACCGAGACTCGACAAGGCTAAGGTGTCCGAGCTGCTAAACGCCAATAAGATCGAAGAGCTCTACCGTTATCTCCTGCTGACGCAGTGCAACGCGCTAAATGATGCTTTACCGGAGATGTTTGAACAGCTCGGAAGCTACACCGAAATGCTCCTGCCAAACAACATCTTAAAGCTGGATGGAGTGCTTGGGCGGCTTGTGACGGACATACCCGAAGAAGACTGGCGCGACGCCGTGCAGATTATCGGCTGGATGTATCAGTATTACAATACCGAGCCGAAACAAGCCGTATTTGACGGTCTAAAAAAGAACATCAAAATCACCAAGGAGACAATCCCTGCCGCTACACAGCTCTTCACACCGGACTGGATTGTGCGGTATATGGTGGAGAATTCCCTCGGTCGGTTATGGCTTGAATCGCACCCAAACGCCGCGCTAAGAGCTAACTGGAAATACTACCTCGACGAAGCCGAGCAAACGCCGGAAGTTGCAGAGCATCTGCGCGTTCTGCGCTCGCAGTCTCCCGTGAAATCCCCGGAAGATATTCGTCTGATCGACCCGTGTATGGGCAGCGGTCACATACTTGTCTACGCTTTTGACGTGTTGATGCAGATTTACGAAAGCGTGGGCGTTAGCCCTCGTGACGCGGCCAAGCTGATACTTGAGAAGAACATCTACGGTCTGGACATCGACCGTAGGGCCTATCAGCTCGCCTATTTCTCGCTTATGATGAAAGCTCGGCAGTATAACCGGCGCATTTTCACGGAGAACGTCAAACCGCAGGTCTACCATCCCTCAGGATTCCCGGACGGTGAAGAATTTGGCTCGCTCGTGAAAGTGGATGCGCTACCGCCGAAGCCGGAAGAGCCGAAAGAAATCACTTTATTCACGGAGAATCATGAAACCACGCTGAACGCTTGGAACTTCAAGCGTCTATTAGCGCAGAAGTACGATGTCGTCGTCACCAACCCGCCGTATATGGGCAGTTCGGGTATGGGTGCGAAGCTGTCAGAGTTTGTGAAAGAGAACTACAACGACAGCAAGAGCGACTTGTTTTCGTGTTTTATTGAGCGTGGCTTGGACTGGATAAAACCGGATGGATACAACTGCATGGTTACAATGCAATCGTGGATGTTCCTGTCGAGTTTTGAGACTATGCGTAAAAAAATACTGTCTTTTAGAACAATTATGAATTTTATGCATATGGAGAATATGGTTATGGGCATCGCATTTGGAACTGCTATTTCCAATGTTTACGGACGACACATCGCCAATTACAAGGGTCAGTACAACTACATGACCATGAAAGACGTTGAGGACGGAAAGCCCGTTGTCTTTCCAACTGCTCACAAGCGTAATTGCACCGCCAGCGCTGAGAATTTCGAGAAGATACCAGGCAGTCCTGTGGCGTATTGGGCAAGTTCCGAAATGCTAAAAAGCTTTCGACTAAGCCATATTGCAGATTATGCACAAGTCAGACAAGGCCTGTCCACAGGAGACAACGATAGATTCCTTAGGCTGTGGTTTGAGATTGTAATAGATCGCCTTGCGCTTGGGTTTAATGATATTGAAACTATATGGTTGGAGGGGAAAAAGTGGGTTCCGCTGAATAAAGGAGGATTTTACCGGCGATGGTATGGAAATAATGAATATGTTATTGCATTCGATAAACAAAACTATAATCTATTAGCAAATACAAGTAATCATTTACCTTCAAGGCACCTATACTTCAGGTCAGGAATCACTTGGTCAAATATTTCTTCTGGGAAAGCTGCATTTAGATATTTTGACAAAGGCTATGCTTTTTCTAACAAGGGAGCCTCAATTTTTGCAAATGATAATGATGATGTTTTCTTTATTCTGGCATTTTTAAATGCAAGCATAGTTGTTCATCTACTTGCGATAACATCACCAACAATTGGATTCGAGCCCGGATACATATCAATCCTTGGGTATAATCAATCACTCATTAAGTCGACTTCGTGTATCAGGGATCTTTCTATAGAAAATTACCAATTATCTCGAGATGATTGGGATTTTTTTGAAAATTCATGGGACTTCGCCCGTC from Sulfoacidibacillus ferrooxidans encodes:
- the pglX gene encoding BREX-1 system adenine-specific DNA-methyltransferase PglX; the encoded protein is MNKNAIQKFAIWARNELIDQVKQRAFQYGISDKSYGEEHATVIAGRVLSNEEQQQRHSFVMQIKEHGYQKAVEDVAYTWFNRFVALRFMEVNDYLPTHVRVFSDANGDFNPEILKEVLHLDLPRLDKAKVSELLNANKIEELYRYLLLTQCNALNDALPEMFEQLGSYTEMLLPNNILKLDGVLGRLVTDIPEEDWRDAVQIIGWMYQYYNTEPKQAVFDGLKKNIKITKETIPAATQLFTPDWIVRYMVENSLGRLWLESHPNAALRANWKYYLDEAEQTPEVAEHLRVLRSQSPVKSPEDIRLIDPCMGSGHILVYAFDVLMQIYESVGVSPRDAAKLILEKNIYGLDIDRRAYQLAYFSLMMKARQYNRRIFTENVKPQVYHPSGFPDGEEFGSLVKVDALPPKPEEPKEITLFTENHETTLNAWNFKRLLAQKYDVVVTNPPYMGSSGMGAKLSEFVKENYNDSKSDLFSCFIERGLDWIKPDGYNCMVTMQSWMFLSSFETMRKKILSFRTIMNFMHMENMVMGIAFGTAISNVYGRHIANYKGQYNYMTMKDVEDGKPVVFPTAHKRNCTASAENFEKIPGSPVAYWASSEMLKSFRLSHIADYAQVRQGLSTGDNDRFLRLWFEIVIDRLALGFNDIETIWLEGKKWVPLNKGGFYRRWYGNNEYVIAFDKQNYNLLANTSNHLPSRHLYFRSGITWSNISSGKAAFRYFDKGYAFSNKGASIFANDNDDVFFILAFLNASIVVHLLAITSPTIGFEPGYISILGYNQSLIKSTSCIRDLSIENYQLSRDDWDFFENSWDFARHPLNCGERTVAMAFAKWEHEAAERFDTLKANEEELNRIFIDIYGLHEELTPEVEDKDVTVRRADLGREIRSLISYAVGCMFGRYSLDAEGLAYAGGEWDAGKYHTFIPDKDNILPIGDDEYFDDDIVGRFVEFVRTVYGADTLEENLKFIADVLGGRGTTREVIRNYFLNGFYADHCKIYQKRPIYWLFSSGKKNGFKALIYLHRYSRDLLAKLRTDYVHEQQERYRTQLLHIATALNTATGAERARLLKQQDKLTEQSREIGVFEEKVHHLADRNIDIDLDDGVKKNYEVFADVLAKI